The proteins below come from a single Methyloprofundus sedimenti genomic window:
- the acnB gene encoding bifunctional aconitate hydratase 2/2-methylisocitrate dehydratase: MSETKETAIEVLAQYRQHAAERAKNGVVPQPLNADQVAAVVELIKQPPAGEEAFILDLLTHRVPAGVDEAAYVKAGFLAALAKGEISSPILDAPRATELLGTMLGGYNIAPLVDLLDVEALAPIAANALSHTLLVFDAFHDVQEKADAGNEFAKKIIQSWADAEWFTSKAEVPEKLTVTVFKVTGETNTDDLSPAPDAWSRPDIPLHAQAMLKIPREGITNTEQQINALKEKGFPVAYVGDVVGTGSSRKSATNSVLWFTGEDIPYVPNKRAGGVCIGGKIAPIFFNTMEDSGALPFECEVENMAMGDVIDIYPYQGVVKNHETDAVICEFALKTDIILDEVRAGGRIPLIIGRGLTDRARKALDLEASTVFRRPGDTEHSTKGFTLAQKIVGKACGVAGVRPNTYCEPHMTTVGSQDTTGPMTRDELKDLACLGFSADLVMQSFCHTAAYPKPIDVEMQHTLPDFIMNRGGVSLRPGDGIIHSWLNRMLLPDTVGTGGDSHTRFPIGISFPAGSGLVAFAAATGVMPLDMPESVLVRFKGEMQPGITLRDLVNAIPLAAIQKGLLTVEKKGKKNVFSGRVLEIEGLPDLKVEQAFELSDASAERSAAGCTIRLGEAPIREYINSNITMLKWMISEGYGDVRTIQRRINEMQAWLAKPELMEPDADAEYHTVLDIDMSAIKEPIMACPNDPDDVKTLSDVAGTKIDEVFLGSCMTNIGHFRAAGKLLDKLKGKLPTQLWVAPPTKMDQEQLTEEGYYSIFGKSGARTEMPGCSLCMGNQARVADNATVVSTSTRNFPNRLGNGANVYLASAELAAVCSILGKIPTAEEYMAYANQINETAEDSYRYLNFDQIKSYQDKADAVEG; the protein is encoded by the coding sequence ATGTCTGAAACTAAAGAAACAGCAATTGAAGTATTAGCGCAATATCGTCAACATGCAGCTGAAAGAGCAAAAAACGGTGTTGTTCCACAACCTTTGAACGCAGACCAGGTTGCTGCAGTTGTTGAATTGATTAAACAGCCACCAGCAGGTGAAGAAGCCTTTATTCTGGATTTACTAACGCATCGAGTGCCAGCGGGTGTCGATGAAGCCGCTTATGTTAAAGCTGGATTTTTAGCGGCACTGGCTAAAGGTGAAATATCTTCACCTATTTTAGATGCGCCGCGTGCAACTGAATTACTAGGTACTATGCTGGGTGGCTATAATATCGCGCCATTGGTTGATTTACTGGATGTTGAAGCACTGGCGCCAATTGCAGCAAATGCTTTGTCACATACTTTACTAGTTTTTGATGCCTTTCATGATGTCCAGGAAAAAGCAGATGCAGGTAATGAATTTGCCAAAAAAATTATTCAGTCATGGGCGGATGCAGAATGGTTTACCAGTAAAGCAGAAGTGCCGGAAAAATTAACCGTCACGGTTTTTAAAGTCACCGGTGAAACCAACACCGATGACTTGTCTCCAGCTCCAGATGCCTGGTCTCGTCCTGATATTCCCTTGCATGCGCAGGCGATGTTAAAAATTCCCAGAGAGGGAATTACCAATACTGAACAACAAATTAATGCGCTAAAAGAAAAGGGGTTTCCCGTTGCTTATGTTGGTGATGTAGTTGGAACCGGCTCGTCACGTAAATCAGCGACTAACTCGGTACTTTGGTTTACCGGCGAGGATATCCCATATGTGCCCAATAAACGGGCAGGTGGCGTGTGTATAGGTGGCAAGATTGCCCCGATTTTTTTCAATACCATGGAAGATTCTGGCGCATTGCCATTTGAATGTGAAGTCGAAAATATGGCCATGGGTGATGTGATTGATATTTATCCGTATCAAGGCGTGGTGAAAAATCATGAAACGGATGCCGTGATCTGTGAGTTCGCTTTAAAAACCGATATTATATTAGATGAAGTACGTGCTGGTGGTCGTATTCCATTAATTATTGGTCGCGGCTTAACCGATCGTGCTCGCAAAGCATTGGATCTTGAGGCTTCTACAGTTTTTCGCAGACCTGGTGATACTGAGCATAGCACTAAAGGTTTTACTTTAGCGCAAAAAATTGTTGGTAAAGCCTGTGGTGTTGCGGGTGTGCGACCAAATACCTATTGTGAGCCACATATGACCACAGTGGGCTCACAGGATACCACCGGACCGATGACTCGTGATGAATTAAAAGACCTGGCTTGTTTAGGTTTTTCTGCTGATTTAGTGATGCAGTCTTTTTGTCATACGGCGGCCTATCCAAAACCCATTGATGTCGAGATGCAGCACACTTTGCCTGACTTTATAATGAACCGTGGCGGTGTGTCTTTACGTCCAGGCGATGGCATTATTCATTCCTGGTTAAACCGGATGTTATTACCTGATACTGTTGGTACGGGTGGTGATTCGCATACCCGTTTCCCTATTGGTATTTCCTTTCCAGCAGGTTCTGGCTTAGTGGCTTTCGCTGCGGCAACGGGGGTGATGCCACTGGATATGCCTGAGTCGGTATTAGTGCGTTTTAAAGGCGAGATGCAGCCAGGTATTACTTTACGTGATTTAGTCAATGCAATTCCACTGGCAGCCATTCAAAAAGGCCTGTTAACCGTTGAGAAAAAAGGCAAGAAAAATGTTTTTTCCGGTCGGGTATTAGAAATTGAAGGCTTACCTGATTTAAAAGTAGAGCAGGCATTTGAATTATCTGACGCATCTGCAGAGCGTTCTGCAGCAGGTTGCACTATTCGGTTGGGCGAAGCGCCCATTCGAGAATATATCAACTCTAATATTACCATGTTGAAATGGATGATATCAGAGGGCTATGGTGATGTACGGACAATTCAGCGGCGCATAAATGAAATGCAGGCCTGGCTGGCCAAGCCTGAGTTGATGGAACCGGATGCCGACGCTGAATATCATACAGTGCTGGATATAGATATGAGTGCCATTAAAGAACCGATCATGGCCTGTCCGAATGACCCGGATGATGTAAAAACCTTGTCTGATGTTGCAGGAACTAAAATTGACGAAGTCTTTTTAGGCTCATGTATGACTAATATTGGCCATTTTCGCGCAGCAGGTAAATTATTAGACAAATTAAAAGGCAAACTACCTACACAGCTTTGGGTGGCGCCACCCACTAAAATGGATCAGGAGCAATTAACTGAAGAAGGTTACTACAGCATATTTGGAAAATCAGGCGCACGTACTGAAATGCCCGGTTGTTCATTATGTATGGGAAATCAGGCGCGCGTTGCCGACAATGCCACTGTCGTTTCAACCTCCACGCGTAACTTCCCGAACCGTTTGGGAAATGGTGCTAACGTCTATCTTGCTTCAGCAGAGCTGGCGGCCGTATGTTCTATTTTAGGTAAAATTCCCACAGCTGAAGAGTATATGGCTTATGCTAATCAGATTAATGAGACTGCAGAAGATTCATATCGCTATTTGAATTTTGATCAGATTAAAAGCTATCAAGATAAAGCGGATGCGGTAGAAGGTTAA
- a CDS encoding DEAD/DEAH box helicase: protein MSNTEILVKKFHKLSADEQQILLSLAVLFVPVGQTRLQEILRALKCVEPSVYKQVAKPLREKLANEGFIVISTDGWRCVTGGLSEVLVKIAFREYPGLFTKLARFCLADRNYVPQHLKLIYQVRSLRFFLYAEEAEKFASCFYSLENSFPAHIESVISLLFFSPFDKAWFDQLTEQIKKFILSTYVEYQLFALEENDFAIQLLQENIDTCSAHTDILIQGLAEYKIVRADTQGIENLLKDDQSIRGLTLKGSLCFIENRNDDALAFYQAAFQEIKKQTRKRNIFLPSIHGYFFNLALLKSKQPEQLSFLKSQLAMIVKTKEGDHFKSFHVRLQEGANVILGQQRSLKYNPVLLSQLSDPYEILFYALLSYWCDGLSLSDEYDKKFINKLTKQCYQAEKKGVLFYAAVSATLLQKLGVKDSKIGRLAIKYKNAACIHIVDLVPPVEKWERALQALSHLNELSTDGADTIHSESRLVWLLTLDGNYATLEPREQKMGKLGRWTKGRPIALKRLHYEQDTFDFLSDQDKQICNQIEVEYESNYYGYGHSEFFSVTGQGVISAIGHPYVYWANADKFDTPVAINKAEPQLLVTSKASNLHISLHPAINNEQTLVARTADNQVLVYQINEQHRQVAGILGAKGLSVPHKAKQQVIDSIASIASMLTIQSDIEGVAKNVESVEVDSRLHMHLQRVGDGLQIEVFVQPFADAGPIYKPAVGGTTVLAEIAGKQMQTTRDFAIETGYLEQLQMQCPELYQSKDARWLLDDPEMALEALLQIQAIEDFVVMEWPKGQKINVSREAGLNQAHFSVRKEKDWFSVEGEVQIDDEQVYDMQRLINLLQATSGRFLKLEDGQFISLTNELRQRLDDVAGLGEQKGNKLHFHALAAPALNDAMEGMDVKADKKWLEQLEKLESMADLEPELPSTLQGELRDYQLEGYQWMARLAHWGAGACLADDMGLGKTIQALSLILSRATLGPTLILAPTSVCMNWLEEAQHFAPTLNVQQFGVGNRQKIIADAAEFDVIVCSYGLLQTEADLLINKQWNIIVADEAQAIKNGLTKRSQAAMALQGDFKLITTGTPIENHLGELWNLFHFINPGLLGTLKKFNERYAQAIENNKDHSTQQRLKKLLRPFILRRLKNDVLKELPAKTEITIHVELSKEERIFYEAMRRNAVQAMQAAQEEGQQAGQQHLKVLAEIMKLRRACCHPKLVMQDSPISSAKLQAFEELVDELISNRHKALIFSQFVGHLSIIKELLDKKGIHYQYLDGSTPVVKRKKAVNAFQAGEGDVFLISLKAGGSGLNLTAADYVIHMDPWWNPAVEDQASDRAHRMGQKRPVTIYRLLAKDTIEDKIVDLHAHKRDLASSLLEGGEVSGKMSVNEMMALIREVED from the coding sequence GCTACGCGAAAAACTAGCAAATGAAGGTTTCATAGTCATATCAACAGATGGCTGGCGCTGCGTAACCGGTGGTCTCAGTGAAGTGCTGGTAAAAATTGCATTTCGAGAATATCCTGGTCTATTTACTAAGTTAGCCCGTTTTTGTCTTGCTGATAGAAACTACGTCCCGCAGCATCTTAAGCTGATATATCAGGTCAGGAGTCTTCGATTTTTTCTATATGCAGAAGAAGCAGAGAAATTTGCCAGCTGTTTTTATAGTTTGGAAAATTCTTTTCCTGCGCATATTGAGTCGGTTATTAGTCTATTGTTTTTTTCGCCGTTTGATAAAGCCTGGTTTGATCAACTCACTGAGCAGATTAAAAAATTTATTTTATCTACTTATGTTGAATACCAGCTTTTTGCGCTTGAAGAGAATGATTTTGCAATACAATTGTTGCAGGAAAATATCGATACTTGTAGTGCGCATACGGATATTTTAATTCAGGGTCTTGCTGAATATAAAATTGTTCGAGCTGATACACAGGGCATAGAAAATCTGCTTAAAGATGATCAATCGATCCGCGGATTAACTCTTAAAGGCAGCCTGTGTTTTATAGAAAACCGTAATGATGATGCGCTGGCGTTTTACCAGGCTGCATTTCAGGAAATCAAAAAACAAACACGTAAACGAAATATCTTTTTGCCCAGCATACATGGCTATTTTTTTAATTTAGCGTTGTTAAAATCTAAACAGCCTGAACAGTTAAGTTTCTTGAAAAGCCAATTAGCTATGATTGTTAAAACCAAGGAAGGCGATCATTTTAAATCTTTTCATGTGCGATTACAGGAGGGAGCCAATGTTATTTTAGGTCAGCAACGTAGCCTAAAATATAACCCTGTTTTGTTGTCGCAATTATCTGATCCTTACGAAATATTATTTTATGCTTTGTTATCCTATTGGTGTGATGGCCTCTCCCTTAGCGACGAATATGATAAAAAGTTTATTAATAAGTTAACCAAACAGTGTTATCAGGCGGAAAAAAAGGGCGTATTGTTCTACGCAGCTGTCAGTGCAACCTTGCTACAAAAACTGGGTGTCAAGGATAGTAAAATCGGGCGGCTTGCTATTAAGTATAAAAATGCAGCCTGTATTCATATTGTTGACTTAGTGCCGCCTGTCGAAAAATGGGAAAGAGCACTTCAGGCTCTGTCACACTTAAATGAACTTAGTACTGATGGCGCAGATACCATTCATTCTGAGTCACGCCTGGTCTGGTTGTTAACGCTAGATGGAAACTATGCAACACTAGAACCGCGTGAACAAAAAATGGGCAAGTTGGGGCGATGGACAAAAGGCCGCCCGATTGCGTTAAAAAGATTACACTACGAACAGGATACTTTTGACTTTCTAAGCGATCAAGATAAGCAGATTTGTAATCAAATTGAAGTTGAATATGAAAGCAACTACTATGGCTATGGCCATTCAGAGTTTTTTTCTGTCACAGGGCAAGGCGTTATTTCGGCAATAGGGCATCCCTATGTTTATTGGGCTAATGCCGATAAATTTGATACGCCAGTTGCTATTAACAAGGCAGAGCCGCAATTATTAGTGACCAGTAAAGCGAGTAACTTACATATTTCCTTGCACCCGGCTATTAATAACGAACAGACTCTGGTGGCAAGAACAGCTGATAATCAAGTGCTGGTTTATCAAATAAATGAGCAACATCGGCAGGTTGCTGGAATTTTGGGTGCGAAAGGCTTATCCGTCCCGCATAAAGCCAAGCAGCAAGTGATAGACTCTATCGCTTCCATTGCATCTATGCTGACGATACAATCTGATATAGAAGGTGTTGCAAAGAATGTAGAAAGTGTTGAGGTGGATTCGCGTCTACACATGCATCTTCAACGTGTGGGTGATGGTTTACAAATTGAAGTATTTGTGCAACCGTTTGCGGATGCAGGCCCGATCTATAAACCTGCAGTTGGCGGTACGACAGTGTTAGCTGAAATTGCAGGTAAGCAAATGCAGACTACGCGTGATTTTGCAATTGAAACGGGATATTTAGAACAACTGCAAATGCAATGCCCTGAACTTTATCAAAGTAAAGATGCCAGGTGGCTATTAGATGATCCCGAAATGGCATTAGAAGCTTTACTGCAAATACAGGCTATTGAAGATTTTGTGGTCATGGAGTGGCCAAAAGGGCAGAAAATAAATGTCAGTCGTGAGGCGGGTTTAAATCAGGCGCATTTTTCAGTACGTAAAGAAAAAGACTGGTTTAGTGTGGAAGGCGAAGTGCAGATCGATGATGAACAAGTCTATGATATGCAGCGCTTGATTAATTTATTACAGGCAACATCGGGACGCTTTTTAAAGCTGGAAGACGGGCAGTTTATTTCACTTACCAATGAACTACGCCAGCGTTTAGATGATGTTGCCGGTTTAGGCGAACAAAAAGGTAATAAATTACACTTCCATGCATTAGCCGCACCAGCCTTAAATGATGCAATGGAGGGTATGGATGTTAAAGCAGATAAAAAATGGCTGGAACAGCTTGAAAAACTTGAATCTATGGCAGATTTAGAGCCAGAATTACCTTCTACCTTGCAAGGTGAGTTACGTGACTATCAGCTGGAAGGTTATCAATGGATGGCACGTTTGGCGCATTGGGGTGCCGGCGCCTGCCTAGCAGATGATATGGGGCTAGGTAAAACCATTCAGGCGCTTAGTTTAATTCTGTCGCGTGCAACTCTGGGACCGACTCTGATATTAGCGCCGACGTCGGTATGTATGAACTGGTTGGAAGAAGCACAGCATTTTGCCCCGACCTTAAATGTACAGCAGTTTGGTGTCGGGAATCGACAAAAGATCATTGCCGATGCGGCGGAATTTGATGTTATCGTCTGCAGTTATGGCTTGTTGCAGACGGAAGCAGACTTGTTGATAAACAAACAGTGGAATATTATTGTTGCTGATGAAGCGCAGGCGATAAAAAATGGCTTAACCAAGCGCTCTCAGGCCGCGATGGCGCTGCAAGGTGACTTTAAATTAATTACTACGGGCACACCGATTGAAAACCATCTGGGTGAGCTTTGGAATTTATTTCATTTTATTAATCCTGGCTTACTGGGTACTCTGAAAAAGTTTAATGAGCGTTATGCCCAGGCGATAGAGAACAATAAGGATCATAGTACTCAGCAACGCTTAAAAAAGTTACTTAGACCGTTTATTCTCCGTCGGCTTAAAAACGATGTGCTAAAAGAATTACCGGCAAAAACAGAAATAACCATCCATGTAGAACTGAGCAAAGAAGAACGTATTTTCTATGAAGCTATGCGCCGTAATGCAGTACAGGCCATGCAAGCCGCACAGGAAGAAGGTCAGCAAGCAGGTCAGCAGCATCTCAAAGTGTTAGCAGAGATTATGAAACTACGCCGCGCCTGTTGTCACCCTAAACTGGTTATGCAGGACAGTCCAATAAGCAGTGCTAAATTACAAGCCTTTGAAGAATTAGTTGATGAGTTGATTTCTAATCGACATAAAGCCTTAATCTTTAGCCAATTTGTTGGACACTTATCCATTATTAAAGAGTTATTAGATAAAAAAGGCATCCATTATCAATACCTGGATGGTAGTACTCCTGTTGTCAAGCGTAAAAAAGCAGTGAATGCATTTCAGGCAGGTGAGGGTGATGTTTTTTTAATTAGCTTAAAAGCCGGTGGTTCGGGTTTAAATTTAACGGCTGCAGATTATGTAATTCATATGGATCCGTGGTGGAATCCTGCGGTAGAAGATCAGGCCTCGGATAGAGCGCATCGTATGGGACAAAAACGTCCAGTGACCATTTATCGTCTACTAGCAAAAGATACGATTGAAGATAAAATCGTCGATTTACACGCGCATAAACGTGATTTAGCGAGTAGCTTATTAGAAGGCGGCGAAGTTAGTGGTAAGATGTCGGTCAATGAAATGATGGCGTTGATACGGGAAGTTGAAGATTAG
- a CDS encoding nucleotidyltransferase domain-containing protein: MPYKNLDYAKLMRLTSKQIDTIKSSVLALDAGAHVYLFGSRVDDTKKGGDIDLLIESNLLTKNDLRKIRWQFFDIFGKQKMDLILESGSGNHEFITMIKPQAVEL; this comes from the coding sequence ATGCCTTACAAGAACTTAGATTATGCAAAGCTTATGCGCTTAACAAGCAAACAAATTGATACTATAAAAAGTAGCGTACTGGCACTCGATGCCGGGGCGCATGTTTACTTGTTCGGCAGTCGAGTTGATGACACTAAGAAGGGTGGTGATATTGATTTACTTATTGAGTCGAACCTACTTACGAAAAATGATTTACGTAAAATTCGCTGGCAGTTTTTTGATATTTTTGGCAAGCAAAAAATGGATTTAATCTTGGAATCTGGCTCAGGAAATCATGAGTTTATTACTATGATAAAACCGCAGGCTGTTGAATTATGA